In Brienomyrus brachyistius isolate T26 chromosome 19, BBRACH_0.4, whole genome shotgun sequence, one DNA window encodes the following:
- the LOC125714678 gene encoding alpha-actinin-1 isoform X4, protein MDHYDGETNDYRQQEDDWDRDLLLDPAWEKQQRKTFTAWCNSHLRKAGTQIENIEEDFRDGLKLMLLLEVISGERLAKPERGKMRVHKISNVNKALNFITRKGVKLVSIGAEEIVDGNAKMTLGMIWTIILRFAIQDISVEETSAKEGLLLWCQRKTAPYKNVNIQNFHISWKDGLGFCALIHRHRPELIDYSKLRKDDPMTNLNTAFDVAERYLDIPRMLDAEDIVSTLRPDEKAVMTYVSCYYHAFSGKQKAETAANRICKVLAVNQDNEKLMEDYERLASDLLEWIRRTIPWLENRAPENTMTAMQQKLEDFRDYRRMHKPPKVQEKCQLEINFNTLQTKLRLSNRPAFMPSEGKMVSDISNAWSGLEGAEKGYEEWLLNEIRRLERLDHLAEKFRQKATIHEGWTIGKEDMLQQKDFETASLSEIKALLKKHEAFESDLAAHQDRVEQIAAIAQELNELDYYDSPKVNARCQRICDLWDTLGALTQKRNEALQRTEKLLETIDQLYLEFAKRAAPFNNWMEGAMEDLQDTFIVHTIEEIQGLTAAHEQFKATLPEADKERQAILGIHNEISKIVQTYHVNMAGCNPYTTITPQTINAKWEKVRQLVPQRDQALVEEHTRQQDNERLRKQFAGQANVIGPWIQTKMEEIGRISIEMHGTLETQLTQLRQYEKNIINYKPKIDQLEGDHQLIQEALIFDNKHTNYTMEHIRVGWEQLLTTIARTINEIENQILTRDAKGISQEQMNEFRASFNHFDRKRTGMMDADDFKTCLISMGYNLSEAEFARIMSIVDPNRLGVVTFQAFIDFMSREAADTDTADQVMASFKVLAGDKNYILADELRRELPPEQAEYCIARMAPYTGRDAVPGALDYMSFSTALYGESDL, encoded by the exons ATGGATCATTACGATGGGGAGACTAACGATTACAGACAGCAGGAGGACGACTGGGACCGGGATCTCCTCTTGGACCCGGCATGGGAGAAGCAGCAGAGGAAG ACGTTCACCGCCTGGTGCAACTCCCACCTGAGGAAGGCGGGCACGCAGATTGAGAACATCGAGGAGGATTTCCGGGATGGCCTGAAGCTGATGTTGCTGCTGGAGGTCATCTCAG GGGAGAGGCTGGCTAAGCCAGAGAGGGGGAAGATGAGAGTGCACAAGATCTCCAACGTCAACAAGGCTCTGAATTTCATCACCAGAAAAGGGGTGAAGCTGGTGTCCATCGGAGCTGAAG AAATTGTAGATGGAAATGCAAAGATGACTTTGGGAATGATCTGGACCATAATCCTCCGCTTTGCCATCCAGGACATCTCTGTGGAAG AGACCTCAGCCAAGGAAGGCCTGCTGTTGTGGTGTCAGAGGAAGACGGCCCCCTACAAGAACGTCAACATCCAGAACTTCCATATCAG CTGGAAAGATGGCCTGGGCTTCTGCGCCCTGATCCACAGACACCGGCCCGAGCTGATCGACTACTCGAAACTGCGCAAG gatgACCCCATGACCAACCTGAACACAGCCTTTGACGTGGCAGAGCGGTACCTGGACATTCCACGGATGCTGGACGCTGAGG ACATCGTTAGCACCTTGAGGCCAGATGAGAAGGCCGTCATGACTTATGTGTCGTGTTACTACCACGCGTTCTCAGGAAAGCAGAAG GCGGAAACggcagccaatcgcatctgcaAGGTCCTGGCGGTAAACCAGGATAACGAGAAACTGATGGAGGATTACGAGCGGCTGGCCAGCGAC CTGCTGGAGTGGATCCGCCGTACCATCCCCTGGCTGGAGAACCGAGCCCCGGAGAACACCATGACGGCCATGCAGCAGAAGCTGGAGGACTTCCGTGACTACCGGCGCATGCACAAGCCGCCCAAGGTGCAGGAGAAGTGTCAGCTGGAGATCAACTTCAACACCCTGCAGACCAAGCTGAGGCTCAGCAACCGACCCGCCTTCATGCCATCCGAAGGCAAGATGGTCTCG GACATCTCCAACGCCTGGAGTGGCCTGGAGGGAGCAGAGAAAGGCTACGAAGAGTGGCTGCTGAATGAGATCCGCAGGCTGGAGAGACTCGACCACCTGGCAGAGAAGTTCCGGCAGAAAGCTACTATTCATGAGGGCTGGACTATAG gtaagGAGGACATGCTGCAGCAGAAGGATTTTGAGACCGCCTCCCTGTCAGAGATCAAGGCCCTGCTGAAGAAGCACGAGGCCTTCGAGAGTGACCTGGCCGCCCATCAAGACCGGGTGGAGCAGATCGCCGCCATCGCACAAGAGCTCAA CGAGTTGGATTACTACGACTCCCCCAAGGTGAACGCCCGCTGTCAGCGCATCTGTGACCTTTGGGACACCCTGGGCGCCCTGACCCAAAAGCGCAATGAGGCCCTTCAG AGAACTGAGAAGCTTCTGGAAACGATCGACCAGCTCTACTTGGAGTTTGCCAAACGGGCCGCGCCCTTCAACAACTGGATGGAGGGCGCCATGGAGGACCTGCAGGATACCTTCATCGTCCACACCATCGAGGAGATCCAG GGTCTAACGGCAGCTCATGAGCAGTTCAAGGCCACTCTGCCAGAAGCAGACAAAGAGCGGCAAGCCATCCTGGGCATTCACAACGAGATCTCCAAGATCGTCCAGACCTACCACGTCAACATGGCTGGCTGCAACCCCTACACCACCATCACCCCCCAGACTATCAATGCCAAGTGGGAGAAG GTCCGGCAGCTGGTGCCCCAGAGGGACCAGGCCCTGGTGGAGGAACACACACGGCAGCAGGACAACGAGCGCCTGCGCAAGCAATTCGCTGGGCAGGCTAATGTCATCGGGCCTTGGATCCAGACCAAGATGGAG GAAATCGGCCGCATCTCCATAGAGATGCACGGGACCCTGGAGACCCAGCTGACGCAGCTGCGCCAATACGAGAAGAACATCATCAACTACAAGCCGAAGATCGATCAGTTGGAGGGTGACCACCAGCTCATTCAGGAGGCGCTCATCTTCGACAACAAGCACACCAACTACACCATGGAG CACATTCGTGTGGGCTGGGAACAGCTGCTGACGACCATCGCCCGCACCATCAACGAGATCGAGAACCAGATCCTGACCAGGGACGCCAAGGGCATCAGCCAGGAGCAGATGAATGAGTTCCGGGCCTCTTTCAACCACTTTGACCGG AAGAGAACAGGAATGATGGACGCCGATGACTTCAAAACCTGCCTTATCTCCATGGGTTATAACCTG AGCGAGGCGGAGTTTGCTCGCATCATGAGCATCGTGGACCCAAACCGGCTTGGCGTCGTCACTTTCCAGGCGTTCATCGATTTCATGTCCCGGGAAGCCGCTGACACAGATACAGCAGATCAGGTCATGGCTTCCTTCAAGGTGTTGGCAGGTGACAAG AACTACATCCTCGCGGACGAGCTGCGCAGGGAGCTGCCCCCAGAGCAGGCAGAGTACTGCATCGCTCGCATGGCGCCCTACACTGGGCGCGACGCTGTGCCCGGTGCCCTTGACTACATGTCCTTTTCCACTGCCCTGTACGGGGAGAGCGACCTCTGA
- the LOC125714678 gene encoding alpha-actinin-1 isoform X1 codes for MDHYDGETNDYRQQEDDWDRDLLLDPAWEKQQRKTFTAWCNSHLRKAGTQIENIEEDFRDGLKLMLLLEVISGERLAKPERGKMRVHKISNVNKALNFITRKGVKLVSIGAEEIVDGNAKMTLGMIWTIILRFAIQDISVEETSAKEGLLLWCQRKTAPYKNVNIQNFHISWKDGLGFCALIHRHRPELIDYSKLRKDDPMTNLNTAFDVAERYLDIPRMLDAEDIVGTARPDEKAIMTYVSSFYHAFSGAQKAETAANRICKVLAVNQDNEKLMEDYERLASDLLEWIRRTIPWLENRAPENTMTAMQQKLEDFRDYRRMHKPPKVQEKCQLEINFNTLQTKLRLSNRPAFMPSEGKMVSDISNAWSGLEGAEKGYEEWLLNEIRRLERLDHLAEKFRQKATIHEGWTIGKEDMLQQKDFETASLSEIKALLKKHEAFESDLAAHQDRVEQIAAIAQELNELDYYDSPKVNARCQRICDLWDTLGALTQKRNEALQRTEKLLETIDQLYLEFAKRAAPFNNWMEGAMEDLQDTFIVHTIEEIQGLTAAHEQFKATLPEADKERQAILGIHNEISKIVQTYHVNMAGCNPYTTITPQTINAKWEKVRQLVPQRDQALVEEHTRQQDNERLRKQFAGQANVIGPWIQTKMEEIGRISIEMHGTLETQLTQLRQYEKNIINYKPKIDQLEGDHQLIQEALIFDNKHTNYTMEHIRVGWEQLLTTIARTINEIENQILTRDAKGISQEQMNEFRASFNHFDRDHSGTLGAEEFKACLISLGFDMANDSQSEAEFARIMSIVDPNRLGVVTFQAFIDFMSREAADTDTADQVMASFKVLAGDKNYILADELRRELPPEQAEYCIARMAPYTGRDAVPGALDYMSFSTALYGESDL; via the exons ATGGATCATTACGATGGGGAGACTAACGATTACAGACAGCAGGAGGACGACTGGGACCGGGATCTCCTCTTGGACCCGGCATGGGAGAAGCAGCAGAGGAAG ACGTTCACCGCCTGGTGCAACTCCCACCTGAGGAAGGCGGGCACGCAGATTGAGAACATCGAGGAGGATTTCCGGGATGGCCTGAAGCTGATGTTGCTGCTGGAGGTCATCTCAG GGGAGAGGCTGGCTAAGCCAGAGAGGGGGAAGATGAGAGTGCACAAGATCTCCAACGTCAACAAGGCTCTGAATTTCATCACCAGAAAAGGGGTGAAGCTGGTGTCCATCGGAGCTGAAG AAATTGTAGATGGAAATGCAAAGATGACTTTGGGAATGATCTGGACCATAATCCTCCGCTTTGCCATCCAGGACATCTCTGTGGAAG AGACCTCAGCCAAGGAAGGCCTGCTGTTGTGGTGTCAGAGGAAGACGGCCCCCTACAAGAACGTCAACATCCAGAACTTCCATATCAG CTGGAAAGATGGCCTGGGCTTCTGCGCCCTGATCCACAGACACCGGCCCGAGCTGATCGACTACTCGAAACTGCGCAAG gatgACCCCATGACCAACCTGAACACAGCCTTTGACGTGGCAGAGCGGTACCTGGACATTCCACGGATGCTGGACGCTGAGG ACATTGTGGGTACTGCCCGCCCGGATGAGAAGGCTATCATGACCTACGTCTCTAGCTTCTACCACGCCTTCTCGGGTGCCCAGAAG GCGGAAACggcagccaatcgcatctgcaAGGTCCTGGCGGTAAACCAGGATAACGAGAAACTGATGGAGGATTACGAGCGGCTGGCCAGCGAC CTGCTGGAGTGGATCCGCCGTACCATCCCCTGGCTGGAGAACCGAGCCCCGGAGAACACCATGACGGCCATGCAGCAGAAGCTGGAGGACTTCCGTGACTACCGGCGCATGCACAAGCCGCCCAAGGTGCAGGAGAAGTGTCAGCTGGAGATCAACTTCAACACCCTGCAGACCAAGCTGAGGCTCAGCAACCGACCCGCCTTCATGCCATCCGAAGGCAAGATGGTCTCG GACATCTCCAACGCCTGGAGTGGCCTGGAGGGAGCAGAGAAAGGCTACGAAGAGTGGCTGCTGAATGAGATCCGCAGGCTGGAGAGACTCGACCACCTGGCAGAGAAGTTCCGGCAGAAAGCTACTATTCATGAGGGCTGGACTATAG gtaagGAGGACATGCTGCAGCAGAAGGATTTTGAGACCGCCTCCCTGTCAGAGATCAAGGCCCTGCTGAAGAAGCACGAGGCCTTCGAGAGTGACCTGGCCGCCCATCAAGACCGGGTGGAGCAGATCGCCGCCATCGCACAAGAGCTCAA CGAGTTGGATTACTACGACTCCCCCAAGGTGAACGCCCGCTGTCAGCGCATCTGTGACCTTTGGGACACCCTGGGCGCCCTGACCCAAAAGCGCAATGAGGCCCTTCAG AGAACTGAGAAGCTTCTGGAAACGATCGACCAGCTCTACTTGGAGTTTGCCAAACGGGCCGCGCCCTTCAACAACTGGATGGAGGGCGCCATGGAGGACCTGCAGGATACCTTCATCGTCCACACCATCGAGGAGATCCAG GGTCTAACGGCAGCTCATGAGCAGTTCAAGGCCACTCTGCCAGAAGCAGACAAAGAGCGGCAAGCCATCCTGGGCATTCACAACGAGATCTCCAAGATCGTCCAGACCTACCACGTCAACATGGCTGGCTGCAACCCCTACACCACCATCACCCCCCAGACTATCAATGCCAAGTGGGAGAAG GTCCGGCAGCTGGTGCCCCAGAGGGACCAGGCCCTGGTGGAGGAACACACACGGCAGCAGGACAACGAGCGCCTGCGCAAGCAATTCGCTGGGCAGGCTAATGTCATCGGGCCTTGGATCCAGACCAAGATGGAG GAAATCGGCCGCATCTCCATAGAGATGCACGGGACCCTGGAGACCCAGCTGACGCAGCTGCGCCAATACGAGAAGAACATCATCAACTACAAGCCGAAGATCGATCAGTTGGAGGGTGACCACCAGCTCATTCAGGAGGCGCTCATCTTCGACAACAAGCACACCAACTACACCATGGAG CACATTCGTGTGGGCTGGGAACAGCTGCTGACGACCATCGCCCGCACCATCAACGAGATCGAGAACCAGATCCTGACCAGGGACGCCAAGGGCATCAGCCAGGAGCAGATGAATGAGTTCCGGGCCTCTTTCAACCACTTTGACCGG GACCACTCGGGCACGCTGGGCGCCGAGGAGTTCAAGGCCTGCTTGATAAGCCTGGGCTTCGATATGGCCAACGACTCGCAG AGCGAGGCGGAGTTTGCTCGCATCATGAGCATCGTGGACCCAAACCGGCTTGGCGTCGTCACTTTCCAGGCGTTCATCGATTTCATGTCCCGGGAAGCCGCTGACACAGATACAGCAGATCAGGTCATGGCTTCCTTCAAGGTGTTGGCAGGTGACAAG AACTACATCCTCGCGGACGAGCTGCGCAGGGAGCTGCCCCCAGAGCAGGCAGAGTACTGCATCGCTCGCATGGCGCCCTACACTGGGCGCGACGCTGTGCCCGGTGCCCTTGACTACATGTCCTTTTCCACTGCCCTGTACGGGGAGAGCGACCTCTGA
- the LOC125714678 gene encoding alpha-actinin-1 isoform X3 → MDHYDGETNDYRQQEDDWDRDLLLDPAWEKQQRKTFTAWCNSHLRKAGTQIENIEEDFRDGLKLMLLLEVISGERLAKPERGKMRVHKISNVNKALNFITRKGVKLVSIGAEEIVDGNAKMTLGMIWTIILRFAIQDISVEETSAKEGLLLWCQRKTAPYKNVNIQNFHISWKDGLGFCALIHRHRPELIDYSKLRKDDPMTNLNTAFDVAERYLDIPRMLDAEDIVGTARPDEKAIMTYVSSFYHAFSGAQKAETAANRICKVLAVNQDNEKLMEDYERLASDLLEWIRRTIPWLENRAPENTMTAMQQKLEDFRDYRRMHKPPKVQEKCQLEINFNTLQTKLRLSNRPAFMPSEGKMVSDISNAWSGLEGAEKGYEEWLLNEIRRLERLDHLAEKFRQKATIHEGWTIGKEDMLQQKDFETASLSEIKALLKKHEAFESDLAAHQDRVEQIAAIAQELNELDYYDSPKVNARCQRICDLWDTLGALTQKRNEALQRTEKLLETIDQLYLEFAKRAAPFNNWMEGAMEDLQDTFIVHTIEEIQGLTAAHEQFKATLPEADKERQAILGIHNEISKIVQTYHVNMAGCNPYTTITPQTINAKWEKVRQLVPQRDQALVEEHTRQQDNERLRKQFAGQANVIGPWIQTKMEEIGRISIEMHGTLETQLTQLRQYEKNIINYKPKIDQLEGDHQLIQEALIFDNKHTNYTMEHIRVGWEQLLTTIARTINEIENQILTRDAKGISQEQMNEFRASFNHFDRKRTGMMDADDFKTCLISMGYNLSEAEFARIMSIVDPNRLGVVTFQAFIDFMSREAADTDTADQVMASFKVLAGDKNYILADELRRELPPEQAEYCIARMAPYTGRDAVPGALDYMSFSTALYGESDL, encoded by the exons ATGGATCATTACGATGGGGAGACTAACGATTACAGACAGCAGGAGGACGACTGGGACCGGGATCTCCTCTTGGACCCGGCATGGGAGAAGCAGCAGAGGAAG ACGTTCACCGCCTGGTGCAACTCCCACCTGAGGAAGGCGGGCACGCAGATTGAGAACATCGAGGAGGATTTCCGGGATGGCCTGAAGCTGATGTTGCTGCTGGAGGTCATCTCAG GGGAGAGGCTGGCTAAGCCAGAGAGGGGGAAGATGAGAGTGCACAAGATCTCCAACGTCAACAAGGCTCTGAATTTCATCACCAGAAAAGGGGTGAAGCTGGTGTCCATCGGAGCTGAAG AAATTGTAGATGGAAATGCAAAGATGACTTTGGGAATGATCTGGACCATAATCCTCCGCTTTGCCATCCAGGACATCTCTGTGGAAG AGACCTCAGCCAAGGAAGGCCTGCTGTTGTGGTGTCAGAGGAAGACGGCCCCCTACAAGAACGTCAACATCCAGAACTTCCATATCAG CTGGAAAGATGGCCTGGGCTTCTGCGCCCTGATCCACAGACACCGGCCCGAGCTGATCGACTACTCGAAACTGCGCAAG gatgACCCCATGACCAACCTGAACACAGCCTTTGACGTGGCAGAGCGGTACCTGGACATTCCACGGATGCTGGACGCTGAGG ACATTGTGGGTACTGCCCGCCCGGATGAGAAGGCTATCATGACCTACGTCTCTAGCTTCTACCACGCCTTCTCGGGTGCCCAGAAG GCGGAAACggcagccaatcgcatctgcaAGGTCCTGGCGGTAAACCAGGATAACGAGAAACTGATGGAGGATTACGAGCGGCTGGCCAGCGAC CTGCTGGAGTGGATCCGCCGTACCATCCCCTGGCTGGAGAACCGAGCCCCGGAGAACACCATGACGGCCATGCAGCAGAAGCTGGAGGACTTCCGTGACTACCGGCGCATGCACAAGCCGCCCAAGGTGCAGGAGAAGTGTCAGCTGGAGATCAACTTCAACACCCTGCAGACCAAGCTGAGGCTCAGCAACCGACCCGCCTTCATGCCATCCGAAGGCAAGATGGTCTCG GACATCTCCAACGCCTGGAGTGGCCTGGAGGGAGCAGAGAAAGGCTACGAAGAGTGGCTGCTGAATGAGATCCGCAGGCTGGAGAGACTCGACCACCTGGCAGAGAAGTTCCGGCAGAAAGCTACTATTCATGAGGGCTGGACTATAG gtaagGAGGACATGCTGCAGCAGAAGGATTTTGAGACCGCCTCCCTGTCAGAGATCAAGGCCCTGCTGAAGAAGCACGAGGCCTTCGAGAGTGACCTGGCCGCCCATCAAGACCGGGTGGAGCAGATCGCCGCCATCGCACAAGAGCTCAA CGAGTTGGATTACTACGACTCCCCCAAGGTGAACGCCCGCTGTCAGCGCATCTGTGACCTTTGGGACACCCTGGGCGCCCTGACCCAAAAGCGCAATGAGGCCCTTCAG AGAACTGAGAAGCTTCTGGAAACGATCGACCAGCTCTACTTGGAGTTTGCCAAACGGGCCGCGCCCTTCAACAACTGGATGGAGGGCGCCATGGAGGACCTGCAGGATACCTTCATCGTCCACACCATCGAGGAGATCCAG GGTCTAACGGCAGCTCATGAGCAGTTCAAGGCCACTCTGCCAGAAGCAGACAAAGAGCGGCAAGCCATCCTGGGCATTCACAACGAGATCTCCAAGATCGTCCAGACCTACCACGTCAACATGGCTGGCTGCAACCCCTACACCACCATCACCCCCCAGACTATCAATGCCAAGTGGGAGAAG GTCCGGCAGCTGGTGCCCCAGAGGGACCAGGCCCTGGTGGAGGAACACACACGGCAGCAGGACAACGAGCGCCTGCGCAAGCAATTCGCTGGGCAGGCTAATGTCATCGGGCCTTGGATCCAGACCAAGATGGAG GAAATCGGCCGCATCTCCATAGAGATGCACGGGACCCTGGAGACCCAGCTGACGCAGCTGCGCCAATACGAGAAGAACATCATCAACTACAAGCCGAAGATCGATCAGTTGGAGGGTGACCACCAGCTCATTCAGGAGGCGCTCATCTTCGACAACAAGCACACCAACTACACCATGGAG CACATTCGTGTGGGCTGGGAACAGCTGCTGACGACCATCGCCCGCACCATCAACGAGATCGAGAACCAGATCCTGACCAGGGACGCCAAGGGCATCAGCCAGGAGCAGATGAATGAGTTCCGGGCCTCTTTCAACCACTTTGACCGG AAGAGAACAGGAATGATGGACGCCGATGACTTCAAAACCTGCCTTATCTCCATGGGTTATAACCTG AGCGAGGCGGAGTTTGCTCGCATCATGAGCATCGTGGACCCAAACCGGCTTGGCGTCGTCACTTTCCAGGCGTTCATCGATTTCATGTCCCGGGAAGCCGCTGACACAGATACAGCAGATCAGGTCATGGCTTCCTTCAAGGTGTTGGCAGGTGACAAG AACTACATCCTCGCGGACGAGCTGCGCAGGGAGCTGCCCCCAGAGCAGGCAGAGTACTGCATCGCTCGCATGGCGCCCTACACTGGGCGCGACGCTGTGCCCGGTGCCCTTGACTACATGTCCTTTTCCACTGCCCTGTACGGGGAGAGCGACCTCTGA
- the LOC125714678 gene encoding alpha-actinin-1 isoform X5, whose product MDHYDGETNDYRQQEDDWDRDLLLDPAWEKQQRKTFTAWCNSHLRKAGTQIENIEEDFRDGLKLMLLLEVISGERLAKPERGKMRVHKISNVNKALNFITRKGVKLVSIGAEEIVDGNAKMTLGMIWTIILRFAIQDISVEETSAKEGLLLWCQRKTAPYKNVNIQNFHISWKDGLGFCALIHRHRPELIDYSKLRKDDPMTNLNTAFDVAERYLDIPRMLDAEDIVGTARPDEKAIMTYVSSFYHAFSGAQKAETAANRICKVLAVNQDNEKLMEDYERLASDLLEWIRRTIPWLENRAPENTMTAMQQKLEDFRDYRRMHKPPKVQEKCQLEINFNTLQTKLRLSNRPAFMPSEGKMVSDISNAWSGLEGAEKGYEEWLLNEIRRLERLDHLAEKFRQKATIHEGWTIGKEDMLQQKDFETASLSEIKALLKKHEAFESDLAAHQDRVEQIAAIAQELNELDYYDSPKVNARCQRICDLWDTLGALTQKRNEALQRTEKLLETIDQLYLEFAKRAAPFNNWMEGAMEDLQDTFIVHTIEEIQGLTAAHEQFKATLPEADKERQAILGIHNEISKIVQTYHVNMAGCNPYTTITPQTINAKWEKVRQLVPQRDQALVEEHTRQQDNERLRKQFAGQANVIGPWIQTKMEEIGRISIEMHGTLETQLTQLRQYEKNIINYKPKIDQLEGDHQLIQEALIFDNKHTNYTMEHIRVGWEQLLTTIARTINEIENQILTRDAKGISQEQMNEFRASFNHFDRDHSGTLGAEEFKACLISLGFDMANDSQKRTGMMDADDFKTCLISMGYNLSEAEFARIMSIVDPNRLGVVTFQAFIDFMSREAADTDTADQVMASFKVLAGDKNYILADELRRELPPEQAEYCIARMAPYTGRDAVPGALDYMSFSTALYGESDL is encoded by the exons ATGGATCATTACGATGGGGAGACTAACGATTACAGACAGCAGGAGGACGACTGGGACCGGGATCTCCTCTTGGACCCGGCATGGGAGAAGCAGCAGAGGAAG ACGTTCACCGCCTGGTGCAACTCCCACCTGAGGAAGGCGGGCACGCAGATTGAGAACATCGAGGAGGATTTCCGGGATGGCCTGAAGCTGATGTTGCTGCTGGAGGTCATCTCAG GGGAGAGGCTGGCTAAGCCAGAGAGGGGGAAGATGAGAGTGCACAAGATCTCCAACGTCAACAAGGCTCTGAATTTCATCACCAGAAAAGGGGTGAAGCTGGTGTCCATCGGAGCTGAAG AAATTGTAGATGGAAATGCAAAGATGACTTTGGGAATGATCTGGACCATAATCCTCCGCTTTGCCATCCAGGACATCTCTGTGGAAG AGACCTCAGCCAAGGAAGGCCTGCTGTTGTGGTGTCAGAGGAAGACGGCCCCCTACAAGAACGTCAACATCCAGAACTTCCATATCAG CTGGAAAGATGGCCTGGGCTTCTGCGCCCTGATCCACAGACACCGGCCCGAGCTGATCGACTACTCGAAACTGCGCAAG gatgACCCCATGACCAACCTGAACACAGCCTTTGACGTGGCAGAGCGGTACCTGGACATTCCACGGATGCTGGACGCTGAGG ACATTGTGGGTACTGCCCGCCCGGATGAGAAGGCTATCATGACCTACGTCTCTAGCTTCTACCACGCCTTCTCGGGTGCCCAGAAG GCGGAAACggcagccaatcgcatctgcaAGGTCCTGGCGGTAAACCAGGATAACGAGAAACTGATGGAGGATTACGAGCGGCTGGCCAGCGAC CTGCTGGAGTGGATCCGCCGTACCATCCCCTGGCTGGAGAACCGAGCCCCGGAGAACACCATGACGGCCATGCAGCAGAAGCTGGAGGACTTCCGTGACTACCGGCGCATGCACAAGCCGCCCAAGGTGCAGGAGAAGTGTCAGCTGGAGATCAACTTCAACACCCTGCAGACCAAGCTGAGGCTCAGCAACCGACCCGCCTTCATGCCATCCGAAGGCAAGATGGTCTCG GACATCTCCAACGCCTGGAGTGGCCTGGAGGGAGCAGAGAAAGGCTACGAAGAGTGGCTGCTGAATGAGATCCGCAGGCTGGAGAGACTCGACCACCTGGCAGAGAAGTTCCGGCAGAAAGCTACTATTCATGAGGGCTGGACTATAG gtaagGAGGACATGCTGCAGCAGAAGGATTTTGAGACCGCCTCCCTGTCAGAGATCAAGGCCCTGCTGAAGAAGCACGAGGCCTTCGAGAGTGACCTGGCCGCCCATCAAGACCGGGTGGAGCAGATCGCCGCCATCGCACAAGAGCTCAA CGAGTTGGATTACTACGACTCCCCCAAGGTGAACGCCCGCTGTCAGCGCATCTGTGACCTTTGGGACACCCTGGGCGCCCTGACCCAAAAGCGCAATGAGGCCCTTCAG AGAACTGAGAAGCTTCTGGAAACGATCGACCAGCTCTACTTGGAGTTTGCCAAACGGGCCGCGCCCTTCAACAACTGGATGGAGGGCGCCATGGAGGACCTGCAGGATACCTTCATCGTCCACACCATCGAGGAGATCCAG GGTCTAACGGCAGCTCATGAGCAGTTCAAGGCCACTCTGCCAGAAGCAGACAAAGAGCGGCAAGCCATCCTGGGCATTCACAACGAGATCTCCAAGATCGTCCAGACCTACCACGTCAACATGGCTGGCTGCAACCCCTACACCACCATCACCCCCCAGACTATCAATGCCAAGTGGGAGAAG GTCCGGCAGCTGGTGCCCCAGAGGGACCAGGCCCTGGTGGAGGAACACACACGGCAGCAGGACAACGAGCGCCTGCGCAAGCAATTCGCTGGGCAGGCTAATGTCATCGGGCCTTGGATCCAGACCAAGATGGAG GAAATCGGCCGCATCTCCATAGAGATGCACGGGACCCTGGAGACCCAGCTGACGCAGCTGCGCCAATACGAGAAGAACATCATCAACTACAAGCCGAAGATCGATCAGTTGGAGGGTGACCACCAGCTCATTCAGGAGGCGCTCATCTTCGACAACAAGCACACCAACTACACCATGGAG CACATTCGTGTGGGCTGGGAACAGCTGCTGACGACCATCGCCCGCACCATCAACGAGATCGAGAACCAGATCCTGACCAGGGACGCCAAGGGCATCAGCCAGGAGCAGATGAATGAGTTCCGGGCCTCTTTCAACCACTTTGACCGG GACCACTCGGGCACGCTGGGCGCCGAGGAGTTCAAGGCCTGCTTGATAAGCCTGGGCTTCGATATGGCCAACGACTCGCAG AAGAGAACAGGAATGATGGACGCCGATGACTTCAAAACCTGCCTTATCTCCATGGGTTATAACCTG AGCGAGGCGGAGTTTGCTCGCATCATGAGCATCGTGGACCCAAACCGGCTTGGCGTCGTCACTTTCCAGGCGTTCATCGATTTCATGTCCCGGGAAGCCGCTGACACAGATACAGCAGATCAGGTCATGGCTTCCTTCAAGGTGTTGGCAGGTGACAAG AACTACATCCTCGCGGACGAGCTGCGCAGGGAGCTGCCCCCAGAGCAGGCAGAGTACTGCATCGCTCGCATGGCGCCCTACACTGGGCGCGACGCTGTGCCCGGTGCCCTTGACTACATGTCCTTTTCCACTGCCCTGTACGGGGAGAGCGACCTCTGA